In Castanea sativa cultivar Marrone di Chiusa Pesio chromosome 6, ASM4071231v1, a single window of DNA contains:
- the LOC142641589 gene encoding uncharacterized protein LOC142641589: MWRQKQSSSSTEVGCIACEELSLVGAGKEGWLVEDPNLVCALDTHALALAHNSLILLLGFGSSSPDSRVNIRPDLSPIESEHITAIEWLVFEDYDIRVVVAGTSSGYLLFYSLLGHFIHKQMIHPGRILKLRVRGTKRDLTQDTASSEEVCVVMPGIVARFDGSHIQSMLRQWFEETHTQYWDQKPRKRGSEGPETPYGRLPFQLWNVSKYGTCADAAITGIMPPPLMELQSSQRYYSAVAVGEDAVVSAFRLSEDKSRSLVGAILSKVVPATFSTIASVSRMFWRSEQMSPRKSEVKPQSFARASPLTCLKDHPRKGEKLTLSPSGTLAAITDSLGRILLLDTQALVVVRLWKGYRDASCLFMEMLVKRDTAAASSSNYYEPVKSDYCLCLAIHAPRKGIVEIWQMRTGPRLRIIQCAKGAKILQPTYRFGSSMTSPYVPLEVFLLNGDSGQISVLNRTLN; this comes from the exons atgtggAGGCAGAAGCAGAGTAGCAGTAGTACGGAAGTGGGTTGCATTGCGTGCGAGGAGCTGAGCTTGGTTGGGGCCGGAAAGGAAGGGTGGCTCGTGGAGGACCCAAATCTTGTGTGTGCTCTGGACACTCACGCACTCGCGCTCGCCCACAACTCCCTCATACTCCTCCTCGGATTCGGATCTTCTTCGCCCGATTCCCGTGTCAACATCCGACCCGATTTGTCCCCGATCGAGTCCGAGCATATTACAGCCATTGAGTGGCTCGTTTTTGAAGATTACGATATTCGGGTTGTTGTGGCCGGCACCTCTTCCGGCTATTTGCTCTTTTACTCTCTGCTTGGTCATTTCATTCACAAACAG ATGATACATCCTGGGCGAATTCTTAAGTTGAGAGTTCGTGGAACAAAGAGAGATTTGACCCAAGACACTGCTTCCTCAGAAGAAGTCTGTGTTGTCATGCCGGGCATAGTTGCTCGCTTTGATGGTTCTCATATTCAG AGTATGCTGCGCCAATGGTTTGAAGAAACACATACTCAGTATTGGGATCAGAAACCAAGAAAGCGAGGTTCAGAGGGCCCAGAAACTCCTTATGGAAGATTACCTTTCCAGTTATGGAATGTTAGCAAGTATGGTACTTGTGCTGATGCTGCAATCACTGGTATAATGCCTCCACCACTGATGGAACTCCAG TCAAGTCAGCGTTATTACTCTGCGGTCGCTGTTGGAGAGGATGCTGTTGTTTCGGCATTCAG GCTTTCAGAAGACAAAAGCAGGTCTTTAGTGGGagctattttatcaaaagtCGTTCCTGCAACATTTTCGACAATTGCTTCTGTTTCGAGAATGTTTTGGCGGAGTGAACAAATGTCACCAAGAAAATCGGAAGTGAAGCCTCAATCATTTGCTCGAG CTTCTCCTTTGACGTGTTTGAAGGATCATCCAAGGAAGGGTGAGAAGCTGACCCTCTCACCTAGCGGTACATTAGCTGCAATAACAGATTCACTTGGTCGTATATTGCTCTTAGACACTCAGGCACTTGTGGTGGTGCGGTTATGGAAG GGATACCGCGATGCTAGCTGCCTATTCATGGAGATGCTAGTCAAAAGAGATACTGCTGCAGCATCAAGTTCCAATTATTATGAACCAGTGAAGAGTGATTACTGTTTGTGTTTGGCTATTCATGCACCTCGAAAAGGAATTGTTGAG ATCTGGCAGATGAGAACTGGACCACGTCTTCGGATTATTCAATGTGCCAAAGGTGCTAAAATACTGCAACCTACCTATAGATTTGGATCATCTATGACCTCTCCTTATGTTCCTTTGGAGGTTTTCTTGTTGAATGGGGATTCTGGTCAAATATCAGTTTTAAATCGAACCCTTAATTGA
- the LOC142641590 gene encoding GEM-like protein 2 isoform X2, which produces MYNHSQSPVPPLTNNNHNQHTHNPYIILSPDSTSSYSSCKRPIDRMFDTLSRCGKRVEYATRKAEAIADDVWHHLRVSPSLTDAAMARLAQGTKVLAEGGLDHAFQQAFNILPGEELLNSYACYLSTTSGPVIGTLYLSTKRVAFCSDYSFCCYLSSGQPEWMYYKMVVQLDQLRAVNPSANRLNPSEKYIHIVTRDGYEFWFMGFISYDKALKKLTEALQRACNASGEVSRV; this is translated from the exons ATGTATAACCACTCACAGTCACCGGTCCCTCCTCTTACTAATAATAACCACAACCAACACACACATAACCCCTACATCATCCTCTCCCCTGATTCCACATCGTCTTATTCATCTTGCAAGC GTCCGATAGATAGGATGTTTGATACGTTGAGTCGGTGTGGAAAGAGGGTTGAATATGCCACAAGAAAAGCAGAGGCCATAGCCGACGATGTCTGGCATCACC TCAGAGTTAGTCCTAGTCTCACTGATGCAGCAATGGCAAGACTTGCTCAAGGAACAAAGGTACTTGCTGAAGGAGGGCTTGATCATGCATTCCAGCAAGCATTCAATATCTTGCCAGGAGAAGAGCTATTGAACTCGTATGCCTGCTATTTATCAACTACCTCCGGACCTGTGATTGGAACGCTTTACTTATCCACTAAAAGAGTAGCATTTTGCAGTGATTACTCCTTCTGTTGTTATTTATCCTCAGGGCAGCCAGAGTGGATGTACTATAAG ATGGTTGTGCAGCTTGATCAATTGAGAGCAGTTAATCCTTCTGCCAACAGATTGAACCCCTCAGAAAAGTACATCCACATTGTCACAAGGGATGGTTATGAATTCTGGTTCATGGGATTTATATCATATGACAAGGCACTCAAGAAGCTAACTGAGGCTTTACAGCGAGCTTGTAATGCTTCAGGGGAGGTTTCACGAGTTTAA
- the LOC142641590 gene encoding GEM-like protein 2 isoform X1, producing the protein MDLEDYLHPEGPIGIVISCLTEINSFTWIPIQFFTITLRKNHINPENRKKESSNSKNNKMYNHSQSPVPPLTNNNHNQHTHNPYIILSPDSTSSYSSCKRPIDRMFDTLSRCGKRVEYATRKAEAIADDVWHHLRVSPSLTDAAMARLAQGTKVLAEGGLDHAFQQAFNILPGEELLNSYACYLSTTSGPVIGTLYLSTKRVAFCSDYSFCCYLSSGQPEWMYYKMVVQLDQLRAVNPSANRLNPSEKYIHIVTRDGYEFWFMGFISYDKALKKLTEALQRACNASGEVSRV; encoded by the exons ATGGATTTGGAAGACTATCTCCATCCCGAAG GTCCTATTGGCATCGTCATTTCTTGTCTCACTGAGATCAATTCCTTCACTTGGATTCCCATTCAGTTTTTCACAATAACTTTACGCAAAAACCATATCAATCCAGAAAACAGGAAGAAAGAAAGCAGCAACAGCAAGAACAACAAAATGTATAACCACTCACAGTCACCGGTCCCTCCTCTTACTAATAATAACCACAACCAACACACACATAACCCCTACATCATCCTCTCCCCTGATTCCACATCGTCTTATTCATCTTGCAAGC GTCCGATAGATAGGATGTTTGATACGTTGAGTCGGTGTGGAAAGAGGGTTGAATATGCCACAAGAAAAGCAGAGGCCATAGCCGACGATGTCTGGCATCACC TCAGAGTTAGTCCTAGTCTCACTGATGCAGCAATGGCAAGACTTGCTCAAGGAACAAAGGTACTTGCTGAAGGAGGGCTTGATCATGCATTCCAGCAAGCATTCAATATCTTGCCAGGAGAAGAGCTATTGAACTCGTATGCCTGCTATTTATCAACTACCTCCGGACCTGTGATTGGAACGCTTTACTTATCCACTAAAAGAGTAGCATTTTGCAGTGATTACTCCTTCTGTTGTTATTTATCCTCAGGGCAGCCAGAGTGGATGTACTATAAG ATGGTTGTGCAGCTTGATCAATTGAGAGCAGTTAATCCTTCTGCCAACAGATTGAACCCCTCAGAAAAGTACATCCACATTGTCACAAGGGATGGTTATGAATTCTGGTTCATGGGATTTATATCATATGACAAGGCACTCAAGAAGCTAACTGAGGCTTTACAGCGAGCTTGTAATGCTTCAGGGGAGGTTTCACGAGTTTAA